A window from Salarias fasciatus chromosome 11, fSalaFa1.1, whole genome shotgun sequence encodes these proteins:
- the LOC115397025 gene encoding zinc finger and BTB domain-containing protein 49-like has protein sequence MLSLKAFLSERLTLAAEEIFAAVEKTIIEYKEELCRSKDIEITRLRMQLKILKSEPQSVSCLGAQLLQHAHHLHALPPAQQQQLHQSASAADPPEAQHYEEEREPGPEEEEEYHEEEGSSVDPEHPEPSQVKKEPTKSHRDFWLAHDGEQLDDLEPDMKDFISPPAGLKPNLHDPALIFHPYHLNGVEDGRDKPYCCSVCEKRFTNCSHLAAHIRTHTGERPYRCEICRKTFITTSALNRHQTIHTEGKRFVCTYCGKSFKWMESLGRHIRVVHKKDNVSV, from the exons ATGCTGTCGCTGAAAGCCTTTCTGAGCGAGAGACTGACTCTGGCCGCGGAGGAGATCTTCGCTGCGGTCGAAAAGACGATCATCGAGTACAAAGAGGAGCTTTGTCGCTCCAAAGACATAGAAATCACTCGTCTGAGAATGCAGCTGAAGATCCTCAAATCCg AGCCTCAGTCGGTGAGCTGCCTGGGagcccagctgctgcagcacgcCCATCACCTCCACGCGCTCCCCcctgcccagcagcagcagctccatcagtccGCCTCCGCAGCGGACCCGCCTGAGGCCCAGCACTacgaggaggagcgggagccggggccggaggaagaggaggagtacCACGAGGAGGAGGGCAGCAGCGTGGACCCGGAGCATCCGGAGCCCTCGCAGGTCAAGAAGGAGCCGACGAAGAGCCACAGGGACTTCTGGCTGGCCCACGACGGCGAGCAGCTGGACGATCTGGAGCCAGACATGAAGGACTTCATCTCACCCCCCGCGGGGCTGAAGCCGAACCTGCACGACCCCGCCTTAATTTTCCACCCTTACCACCTGAACGGCGTCGAGGACGGCCGGGACAAACCCTACTGCTGCTCGGTGTGCGAGAAGCGCTTCACCAACTGCTCTCACCTGGCGGCTCACATCAGGACTCACACCGGGGAGAGGCCGTACCGCTGCGAGATCTGCAGGAAGACCTTCATCACCACGAGCGCTCTGAACAGACACCAGACCATCCACACGGAGGGCAAGCGCTTCGTCTGCACGTATTGCGGGAAATCCTTCAAATGGATGGAGTCTCTCGGCCGCCACATCAGGGTTGTGCACAAGAAGGACAATGTATCTGTCTGA
- the tpi1b gene encoding triosephosphate isomerase B has protein sequence MTRKFFVGGNWKMNGDKKSLGELIQTMNAGKVDPNVEVVCGAPSIYLDFARSKLDAKFGVAAQNCYKVAKGAFTGEISPAMIKDCGVNWVILGHSERRHVFGESDELIGQKTAHALENGLGVIACIGEKLDEREGGITEKVVFAQTKVIADNVKDWSKVVLAYEPVWAIGTGKTATPQQAQEVHEKLREWLKTNVSEAVANSVRIIYGGSVTGGTCKELASQKDVDGFLVGGASLKPEFIDIINAKA, from the exons atgACCAGGAAATTCTTCGTCGGTGGAAACTGGAAGATGAACGGAGACAAGAAGAGCCTGGGGGAGCTCATCCAGACCATGAACGCTGGCAAGGTGGACCCCAATGTCG AGGTGGTGTGCGGTGCTCCATCAATCTACCTGGACTTTGCCCGGTCCAAGCTGGATGCCAAGTTCGGTGTGGCAGCTCAGAACTGCTACAAAGTAGCCAAAGGTGCCTTCACTGGGGAGATCAG CCCTGCCATGATCAAGGATTGTGGCGTGAACTGGGTGATCCTGGGGCACTCCGAAAGACGCCACGTCTTCGGAGAGAGTGATGAG CTGATTGGTCAGAAGACAGCTCACGCTCTGGAGAACGGTCTCGGCGTGATCGCCTGCATCGGTGAGAAGCTGGacgagagggagggaggaatcACTGAGAAGGTCGTCTTTGCTCAGACGAAGGTCATCGCAG ACAATGTGAAGGACTGGAGCAAGGTGGTGCTTGCTTATGAGCCTGTGTGGGCCATCGGCACTGGAAAGACCGCCACCCCACAGCAG GCTCAGGAGGTCCATGAGAAACTGAGGGAGTGGCTGAAGACCAACGTGTCTGAGGCTGTGGCCAACTCCGTGAGGATCATCTATGGAG GATCCGTGACCGGCGGTACATGTAAAGAACTTGCCTCCCAGAAGGATGTCGACGGCTTCCTGGTGGGCGGCGCCTCCCTCAAGCCGGAGTTCATCGACATCATCAACGCCAAGGCATAA
- the lpcat3 gene encoding lysophospholipid acyltransferase 5 isoform X2, whose product MAAPLLKKLSESLGSPEPAVRLILSILIGYPCALVYRRFLFRQPATVIHLFHTLSGLALAAFNFGSQLYHSAVCIFVQFLMLRLMGRTVTTVLSSFIFQMVYLLAGYYYTATEEYDIKWTMPHCVLTLKLIGLSFDFYDGGKDSSQLSSEQKEGALPSVPSLLEVFGFSYFYGGFLVGPQFTLRRYQQLVAGELTDCPGQPPNSAVPAMKRFALGFLCLVIYAIFSPYYPDSYFSTDEYEAQPFWYRCVFILLWAKVILYRYVSCWVLAEGVCILSGLGYNGVVDGKHQWDACANMKVWLFETTPLFGGTIASFNINTNAWAARHVFKRLKFLGNKTLSHVATLLFLTIWHGLHSGYIMCFSMEFFIITVERQALALVRDSPLLTKLANSPLYPLIYIVQQFIHWLFMGYPLLPFCLFTYDKWLKVYSSVYFCGHLFFLIGFLIMPYLRKALVPRKERSEKKQD is encoded by the exons ATGGCGGCTCCCTTGCTGAAGAAACTGTCGGAGTCTTTAGGATCTCCCGAGCCAGCGGTGCGACTCATTTTATCCATCTTAATCG GGTATCCCTGTGCCCTGGTGTACCGCCGCTTCTTGTTCCGCCAACCTGCCACGGTCATTCACTTGTTCCACACGCTCTCTGGACTGGCTCTAGCAGCGTTCAACTTTG gATCTCAGCTCTATCACTCTGCAGTATGCATCTTTGTCCAGTTTTTGATGCTAAGGCTCATGGGAAGGACGGTAACAACTGTCCTAAGCAGCTTTATCTTTCAAATG GTGTACCTGCTGGCAGGGTATTACTACACAGCGACAGAGGAGTACGACATCAAGTGGACGATGCCTCATTGTGTCCTCACTCTGAAACTCATCG GTCTGTCATTTGATTTCTATGACGGTGGGAAGGACTCG TCCCAGTTGAGTTCGGAGCAGAAGGAAGGAGCACTGCCTTCGGTGCCCTCGCTCCTGGAGGTGTTCGGCTTTTCCTACTTCTACGGAGGCTTCCTGGTGGGTCCTCAGTTCACACTGCGCCGGTACCAGCAGCTGGTGGCGGGGGAGCTCACCGACTGCCCCGGACAGCCTCCCAACAG CGCTGTACCAGCCATGAAGAGGTTTGCGCTAGGTTTTCTCTGCCTGGTGATATATGCAATTTTTAGTCCCTATTACCCAGATAGCTACTTCTCAACAGACGAGTATGAG GCTCAGCCGTTTTGGTATCGCTGTGTGTTTATCCTGCTGTGGGCCAAAGTCATTTTGTATAGATACGTCAGCTGTTGGGTTTTAGCG GAGGGTGTGTGTATATTGTCCGGACTGGGGTACAATGGAGTGGTGGATGGGAAGCATCAGTGGGACGCCTGTGCCAACATGAAGGTGTGGCTCTTCGAGACGACGCCACTGTTCGGAGGAACCATCGCTTCTTTCAACATCAACACCAACGCCTGGGCGGCCAG ACACGTGTTTAAGCGGCTGAAGTTCCTGGGCAACAAGACTTTATCTCATGTGGCCACGCTGCTCTTCTTGACCATTTGGCACGGCCTTCATTCGGGATACATCATGTGCTTCTCCATGGAATTTTTCATCATCACTGTGGAGAGACAG gCCCTGGCTCTAGTGAGGGATAGTCCCCTGCTGACGAAGCTGGCCAACAGTCCTCTCTACCCCCTCATCTATATTGTCCAGCAGTTTATCCACTGGCTGTTCATGGGCTACCCGCTGTTGCCATTCTGCCTCTTCACATATGACAAATGGCTCAAG gTCTATTCTTCTGTCTACTTCTGCGGTCACTTATTTTTCCTTATAGGCTTCTTAATAATGCCGTACCTCCGTAAGGCGCTGGTGCCTCGAAAAGAGCGGAGTGAGAAGAAGCAGGACTAA
- the lpcat3 gene encoding lysophospholipid acyltransferase 5 isoform X1 has translation MAAPLLKKLSESLGSPEPAVRLILSILIGYPCALVYRRFLFRQPATVIHLFHTLSGLALAAFNFAGSQLYHSAVCIFVQFLMLRLMGRTVTTVLSSFIFQMVYLLAGYYYTATEEYDIKWTMPHCVLTLKLIGLSFDFYDGGKDSSQLSSEQKEGALPSVPSLLEVFGFSYFYGGFLVGPQFTLRRYQQLVAGELTDCPGQPPNSAVPAMKRFALGFLCLVIYAIFSPYYPDSYFSTDEYEAQPFWYRCVFILLWAKVILYRYVSCWVLAEGVCILSGLGYNGVVDGKHQWDACANMKVWLFETTPLFGGTIASFNINTNAWAARHVFKRLKFLGNKTLSHVATLLFLTIWHGLHSGYIMCFSMEFFIITVERQALALVRDSPLLTKLANSPLYPLIYIVQQFIHWLFMGYPLLPFCLFTYDKWLKVYSSVYFCGHLFFLIGFLIMPYLRKALVPRKERSEKKQD, from the exons ATGGCGGCTCCCTTGCTGAAGAAACTGTCGGAGTCTTTAGGATCTCCCGAGCCAGCGGTGCGACTCATTTTATCCATCTTAATCG GGTATCCCTGTGCCCTGGTGTACCGCCGCTTCTTGTTCCGCCAACCTGCCACGGTCATTCACTTGTTCCACACGCTCTCTGGACTGGCTCTAGCAGCGTTCAACTTTG caggATCTCAGCTCTATCACTCTGCAGTATGCATCTTTGTCCAGTTTTTGATGCTAAGGCTCATGGGAAGGACGGTAACAACTGTCCTAAGCAGCTTTATCTTTCAAATG GTGTACCTGCTGGCAGGGTATTACTACACAGCGACAGAGGAGTACGACATCAAGTGGACGATGCCTCATTGTGTCCTCACTCTGAAACTCATCG GTCTGTCATTTGATTTCTATGACGGTGGGAAGGACTCG TCCCAGTTGAGTTCGGAGCAGAAGGAAGGAGCACTGCCTTCGGTGCCCTCGCTCCTGGAGGTGTTCGGCTTTTCCTACTTCTACGGAGGCTTCCTGGTGGGTCCTCAGTTCACACTGCGCCGGTACCAGCAGCTGGTGGCGGGGGAGCTCACCGACTGCCCCGGACAGCCTCCCAACAG CGCTGTACCAGCCATGAAGAGGTTTGCGCTAGGTTTTCTCTGCCTGGTGATATATGCAATTTTTAGTCCCTATTACCCAGATAGCTACTTCTCAACAGACGAGTATGAG GCTCAGCCGTTTTGGTATCGCTGTGTGTTTATCCTGCTGTGGGCCAAAGTCATTTTGTATAGATACGTCAGCTGTTGGGTTTTAGCG GAGGGTGTGTGTATATTGTCCGGACTGGGGTACAATGGAGTGGTGGATGGGAAGCATCAGTGGGACGCCTGTGCCAACATGAAGGTGTGGCTCTTCGAGACGACGCCACTGTTCGGAGGAACCATCGCTTCTTTCAACATCAACACCAACGCCTGGGCGGCCAG ACACGTGTTTAAGCGGCTGAAGTTCCTGGGCAACAAGACTTTATCTCATGTGGCCACGCTGCTCTTCTTGACCATTTGGCACGGCCTTCATTCGGGATACATCATGTGCTTCTCCATGGAATTTTTCATCATCACTGTGGAGAGACAG gCCCTGGCTCTAGTGAGGGATAGTCCCCTGCTGACGAAGCTGGCCAACAGTCCTCTCTACCCCCTCATCTATATTGTCCAGCAGTTTATCCACTGGCTGTTCATGGGCTACCCGCTGTTGCCATTCTGCCTCTTCACATATGACAAATGGCTCAAG gTCTATTCTTCTGTCTACTTCTGCGGTCACTTATTTTTCCTTATAGGCTTCTTAATAATGCCGTACCTCCGTAAGGCGCTGGTGCCTCGAAAAGAGCGGAGTGAGAAGAAGCAGGACTAA
- the lpcat3 gene encoding lysophospholipid acyltransferase 5 isoform X3, which yields MLRLMGRTVTTVLSSFIFQMVYLLAGYYYTATEEYDIKWTMPHCVLTLKLIGLSFDFYDGGKDSSQLSSEQKEGALPSVPSLLEVFGFSYFYGGFLVGPQFTLRRYQQLVAGELTDCPGQPPNSAVPAMKRFALGFLCLVIYAIFSPYYPDSYFSTDEYEAQPFWYRCVFILLWAKVILYRYVSCWVLAEGVCILSGLGYNGVVDGKHQWDACANMKVWLFETTPLFGGTIASFNINTNAWAARHVFKRLKFLGNKTLSHVATLLFLTIWHGLHSGYIMCFSMEFFIITVERQALALVRDSPLLTKLANSPLYPLIYIVQQFIHWLFMGYPLLPFCLFTYDKWLKVYSSVYFCGHLFFLIGFLIMPYLRKALVPRKERSEKKQD from the exons ATGCTAAGGCTCATGGGAAGGACGGTAACAACTGTCCTAAGCAGCTTTATCTTTCAAATG GTGTACCTGCTGGCAGGGTATTACTACACAGCGACAGAGGAGTACGACATCAAGTGGACGATGCCTCATTGTGTCCTCACTCTGAAACTCATCG GTCTGTCATTTGATTTCTATGACGGTGGGAAGGACTCG TCCCAGTTGAGTTCGGAGCAGAAGGAAGGAGCACTGCCTTCGGTGCCCTCGCTCCTGGAGGTGTTCGGCTTTTCCTACTTCTACGGAGGCTTCCTGGTGGGTCCTCAGTTCACACTGCGCCGGTACCAGCAGCTGGTGGCGGGGGAGCTCACCGACTGCCCCGGACAGCCTCCCAACAG CGCTGTACCAGCCATGAAGAGGTTTGCGCTAGGTTTTCTCTGCCTGGTGATATATGCAATTTTTAGTCCCTATTACCCAGATAGCTACTTCTCAACAGACGAGTATGAG GCTCAGCCGTTTTGGTATCGCTGTGTGTTTATCCTGCTGTGGGCCAAAGTCATTTTGTATAGATACGTCAGCTGTTGGGTTTTAGCG GAGGGTGTGTGTATATTGTCCGGACTGGGGTACAATGGAGTGGTGGATGGGAAGCATCAGTGGGACGCCTGTGCCAACATGAAGGTGTGGCTCTTCGAGACGACGCCACTGTTCGGAGGAACCATCGCTTCTTTCAACATCAACACCAACGCCTGGGCGGCCAG ACACGTGTTTAAGCGGCTGAAGTTCCTGGGCAACAAGACTTTATCTCATGTGGCCACGCTGCTCTTCTTGACCATTTGGCACGGCCTTCATTCGGGATACATCATGTGCTTCTCCATGGAATTTTTCATCATCACTGTGGAGAGACAG gCCCTGGCTCTAGTGAGGGATAGTCCCCTGCTGACGAAGCTGGCCAACAGTCCTCTCTACCCCCTCATCTATATTGTCCAGCAGTTTATCCACTGGCTGTTCATGGGCTACCCGCTGTTGCCATTCTGCCTCTTCACATATGACAAATGGCTCAAG gTCTATTCTTCTGTCTACTTCTGCGGTCACTTATTTTTCCTTATAGGCTTCTTAATAATGCCGTACCTCCGTAAGGCGCTGGTGCCTCGAAAAGAGCGGAGTGAGAAGAAGCAGGACTAA